A segment of the Jatrophihabitans endophyticus genome:
GCGAACTCGTCGGCCGATGCCTGCGTGCGCGAGCCGACCGCGACCAGCTCGCAGTCGGGCAGCAGACGCAGGTCGCGGGCGAAGGTGTGGGCGATGCCGCCGGTGGCGAGCAGGCCCCAGCGGATGGGTGCGGTCATGGCCGCATTCTGCCGCTCACCTCGGCGGCAGCGACGACGCGTAGGCGACGCCGTGTCGCACCCAGGCCGCGAGGTCGTCGTCGCCGGCGCTCAGGTCGACGCGCAGCCAGCCGGCCATCTCCCGCCCGCGCATCACCATGCGGGTCGCGCGCGGGTCGGCGAGCAGCTCCTCGGCGTCGTCGGGCTCGATGCGCACCATCAGCCCGCCCCGGCTGTTCGCCGCCACGGCCAGGTGACCTGCGATCAGGAACGCCCGCCCGCCGAACATCGACTTCTCGACGACGTCGGGCTCGACGTCGAGCAGCTCGCGGATGTGTTGCGCGAGCGCGGGGTCGTGGGCCATGACGGGAGTATGCCGCGAACCACGGCAGATCAGGGCGTGCGCCCGAGCGTGCAGGCGTCGAGCACCTCCTGTGCGTCGGTGCGCCCCCACCGCGGGTCGGCGAGGCAGGCCTTGGCCACCGTCGCCGCGCAGGGTCTCGCTCCGGTGCCGGCGTCGACGCAGTCGGAGTACCGCTGCTGGTAGCGGTCGCGGATCGCGTCCACGGTCCGTTCGTGCGGCGAGCGTGACAGGTCACCGACGAGCAGCCGCACCCCCAGCACGACGATCGCGACGATCACCAGGCCCCCGAGCACGCACGCCGCGACGAGCAGGCGCACCCGCCGCGTCCGCCGTGGGTCGGGCGCGTCGTCGTCCTCGATTTCGACCCACTTCGTCGCATCGCCGAGCGCGACGTACTCCACGGGACCGTCGTCCCCCTCGTGCGCGGCCATCCCGCCAGCGTAGGGAACGCGGCGGCCGGGGTACGCCCCCACTGCGGCCGGAACCCCCGCCGCCACGACGGTAGGGACACGACGATGGCAGACGACACGGCAGGAGATCAGGACGGTCGCGACAAGGTGATCGAGCTCGTCGGCAGGGCGCAGTCGGCGATGCTGACCACGATGACCGCCGACGGCGACCACGTGAGTCGACCGATGGCGGTGCAGGAGACGGAGTTCGACGGGGATCTGTGGTTCTTCGCCTACGACGACTCGGACAAGGCCCGCCAGATCCAGGCGCATCCCAAGGTCAACGTGTCGTTGGCGAACGACAAGAAAAGCGAGTGGACCTCGATCGCCGGGACGGCGGAGGTCGTGCACGACCCGGCGAAGGCCGAGGAGCTCTGGGCCAAGCCGTTGGAGACCTGGTTCCCGGACGGGCTGCAGACCCCGGGGCTGGCCTTGATCAAGGTCCATGCCAGCTCCGCCGAGTACTGGGACGCGGCCACGAGCAAGGTGAAGCAACTGCTCGGCATGCGTCGGGCGATCCGGCACGACGACCCCGACCAGTTCCCGGCGGAGAACCGCACCGTCGACCTCTGAGGGCCGGCGGTCACGGCGGGCGTGTCACCCCTTCCCGACTCCACATCGCGTCAGTTAGGGTTGCCTAACCTTATGTGGAGGTCGCCGTGCCGAGCAGCAGCAGCAACGTCCGTGGACTGACCCGCGACGTCCGACTCGACCTGGAGCCGGACGAGCCCGCCGAGCGCATGATGCGGCGCGTGGACCGGCGGGAGGTCGAGGCCGTGTGCCGGCACCTCGTCGGACGCGTCGGCTCGGTCGTGGCCGCGGTCGCGCCGGCCGAGCTGGCCGCGGCGGGGTCACGATGACGGCGGTCGAGGCCGACCTCGCCGTCGTGGCGCGCGAGGTCCTCGCGCTGGCTCCCGGCGGCACGCTGCACGTGCGCGGCCTGTCGGCCGACGCGGCCGCGGGCCTGGGGTGCGACGCCGCGTTCTACGACGACGACGGCCGCCCCAGCTTCGTCGTCCCGCCCGACTCGCCACTGGCCGAGGCCGCGACGTCGCGCCCCGGCGCGGTCCTGGCCGTGCCGGCCGGCGCGGCGGCGGGCGTGACCCAGCTCGTCCTCGGCGGCCATCTCGCCGTGGTGGAGCAGAGCGAGATCCAGGGCTCGGCCGTCGTCGTGGTCGGCCTGCTGGTGCACTCGGTCGTGCTCGAGAACGACGCGCCGGACTCCCCCACCGTGGCCTACCGGTCGATCACCCTCGACGCGTGGACCGCGGCCCGGCCCGACCCCCTGCACCGGGCGGCGCAGCGTCTCGTCAGCCACACCAACCACGCCCACGGCGCGCAGCTGCGCGAGTACGTCGCGGCGCTGCGGATGATCCCGGCCGAGGACGTCATCGCCGCCGAGCTCGCCGAGCTCGACGCGACCGGGGTGCAGCTCCAGTGGCTCGACGAACGGGGCGCGCACCGGGTCCGCGTCCGCTTCCCGGAGCCCGCGCACTGTCCGGCGAGCCTGGCGAGCTCGCTCCGCGAGACGCTGACCGGCTGACCGGATCCGCCGCGAACGGCGCCGCCTCGAACGGCGGCGGCGTCAGCGCGGGGCGGCGGTCGCGCCGAAGCGCAGTCCGTCGAGCAGCAGGTCGATGATGCGCGCCGCGCTCGGGTTGCCCGAGGGGTCGGCCGCCATGCACACCCCGCTCATCGCCCGCATGAGGTCCATGGGGTCGATGTCGTCGCGGATCTGCCCCGCGGTGACCGCGTCGCCGACCAGCGTCGACAGCGCCTCGCGCATGCGCACGTGGCTGTCGGCGAACAGCGTGTTCTCCGGCCCCAGCGCCGCCTTCAGCGCGGCGGCCATGCCCCGCTTGCGCGCCACGTAGACGACGAAGGCGCGCATCCACTCCGACAGCGCCTCGACCGGTTCGTGCTCGGCCCGCAGGCCCTCGACCCCCGCGCACAGCGTCTCCACCTCGCGGCGGTACACCGCCTCCAGCAGCGCGTCGCGGGTCGGGAAGTGCCGGTAGAGGGTGCCGATGCCGACGCCGGCGCCCTTGGCGATGTCCTCGAGCGGGGCCTCGGGGCCACGCTCCTCGAAGATGCGCGCCGCGGTGGACACGAGCAGCTCCCGGTTGCGCACGGCGTCGGCGCGCATCGGCTTGCCGCACGGCTCCACGGCCTCGCTGACCGACCCCGCCACGACACACCTCCGGAAACGACTTGCCTAACCGGAGGAACCCTCCGTATGGTTGGTCGTACCGGAGGATCCATCCGTTTGACTCCGATGCTACTACCCGAGTCGAGGTACTGCTCGTGACCGCATCCACCGAAACCCGGCCGGCCACCGCACCGGCCTACCCGCTGCGCCGGTTCGCCCGGCGACCGCGCCCGGCGCGGCAACCCCGCGCCGGCTCCGCCCTCGTCCTGTCCCTCATCCTCGTCTGCCAGCTCATGGTCGTGCTCGACGCGACGATCGTGAACATCGCCCTGCCCGACATCCGCGCCGACCTCGGCTTCTCGGCCGCGGGCCTGTCGTGGGTGGTCAACGCCTACACGCTGACCTTCGGCGGACTGCTGCTGCTCGGCGCCCGCGCCGGCGACATCCTCGGCCGGCGGCGGGTGTTCCTCGCCGGCATCGCACTGTTCACCGCGGCCTCGCTCGCCGGTGGGTTCGCGCAGTCGGCCGGCGAGCTGCTCGCCGCCCGCGCCGTCCAGGGTGTCGGCGGCGCCCTCGCCTCCCCCACCGCGCTCGCGCTGCTGATGACCATGTTCACCGGCTCCCGCGAACGCACCCGCGCCATCGGGCTCTACACCGCCGTGTCCATCGGCGGCGCCGCGATCGGCCTGGTCGCCGGCGGCATGCTCTCGGAGTGGGCCTCGTGGCGCTGGGTGCTGTTCGTCAACGTCCCGATCGGGATCGTGCTGCTGGTGGCCGCGCTGCCCTCACTGCCCGACACCCCGGGTCTGCGCGGTCGCTTCGACGTCGCCGGCGCACTGACCTCGACGCTCGGCATGGCGGCGCTCGTCTACGGCTTCGTGCACGCGGCCTCCGACGGCTGGTCGGACCCGATGACCCTCGCCGCGTTCGGCTCCGGCATCGCCCTGCTCCTGGGCTTCGTCGTCACCGAGGCCCGGGTCGAGTCGCCGATCACGCCGCTGCGGCTGTTCGCCGACCGGGTCCGCGCGACCGCCTACGTCGCCCGGCTGCTGCTCGTCGCCGGCATGATGGGGATGTTCTTCTTCCTCACGCAGTTCCTGCACACCGTGCTCGGTTACAGCGACCTGCGCACGGGCTTCGCGTTCCTGCCCATGCCCATCGCGGTGTTCGCCGCCTCGCAGCTGTCGGCCCGGGTGCTCGTCGAGCGCGTCGGCGGCCGCCGCCTCATGCTCGTCGGCCTGGTGCTGTCCACGATCGGCATGATCTGGCTGACGCAGCTGTCGGCCGACAGCGGCTACGGCGCGCTGCTCGGCCCGCTCGCGGTGTTCGCCACCGGCAACGGGCTGGCCTTCGTCCCGCTGACCTCGGCCGCGCTCGAAGGTGTCGCGCCGCAGGACTCCGGGGCGGCCTCCGGGCTGGTCAACGTCATGCAGCAGGTGGGTGGCTCGCTCGGGCTCGCCGTGCTCGTCACCGTCTTCGGGGCCGCCAGCACCGACGAGCAGGGTGAGCTGCCGGCCGGGCTGAGCCCGCACGAGGCCGCGACCCGGGTGTTCGTGCACGGCGCCGACACCGCCTTCTGGATGGCGGCGGTCTTCCTGGCCGGCACGCTGGCCCTCGTCGCGTTCGCCATGCGGCCGAAGGCGCAGGCCCGGCATGCCGGCTGAGGACGCGGGCGGCGTCCCCACCGCTCACAGCAGCGGCGACGCCTCCCACGGCCGGCCCAGCACGTGCTGGCCGCAGAAGCCGAGCAGCACGTCGTACCAGATCTCGGCGTTCGCCGGCGAGAGGACCCAGTGGTTCTCGCCGGTGAGCTGCAGGAAGCGATGAGGCAGCTCGGCCGGGTCACCGTCCCAGCGACGCACGAGGTCCCACCACAGCCGTAGCGCCTCGCTCACCGGCACCCGGTAGTCGCGGTTGCCGTGGACGATCAGCATCGGCGTCGTGATCTCGTCGGCGAACTGGTGCGGCGAGTTCTCCGCGTACCACCCGGGGTGTTCGGCCACCTGGCCGAACACCCCGGTCTTGTAGTCGGCGGCGTCGGTGGTCGCGTGCTGCTGGTCCAGTGCCCAGAGCCCGGCGTGCGTGACGATCGCCGCGAACCGGTCGGTGTGACCGGCGATCCAGTTCGTCATGTAGCCCCCGAAGGACGCCCCCAGCAGCGCCGTGCGCGACGCGTCGAGCTCCGGACGCCGCAGGGCATGGTCGAGCACCGCCTCGGACTCGCGCCACACGATCGCGGCCCGGTGCGGCCACGCCCGGTCGATCGCCGACTGGCCGTACCCGGTCGACAGCGCCGGATCGGGCAGCACGACCGCCCAGCCGCGGGCGGCCATGACCCACGGCGTCCAGCGCCACGACCAGGCGTTCCACGACGACAGCGGACCGCCGTGGATCCACGTCATCACCGGGGCAGGCGCGTTCTCGTCGGCGCCCTCGGGCAGCACCAGCCAGCCGTGCACCGACACCTCTCCGACCGCGACGTCCAGCTCGACCAACCGGCCCGGCAGTGCGGGCGTCGGCGCCGGGCTCGGCAGCACGACCGGTTGCTGGTCGGTCAGGCCGACGTCGAGCCGCACCGGGGTGGGCACCGAGTCCGGGGCGGAGCGCAGGGCGTAGAGCGTGCCGCCGTCCGGTGCGGGCAGCAGGTTGGAGTAGGCGGCGTCGGCGACCAGCCGGCCGCGCACCGCGCCGGTCGTGGGGTCCACGGCGACGACGGCGCCCCGGCCGTGCAGGTCACCGGCCACGAAGAGCGTCGCGGCGTCCGGGGACCACACCCACTCCGCGGGCCAGAGGTCGCCGAGGTCGGCGGTGGCGACCCGTGAGCCGTCGTCGGCGACGACGTCCACCCGCAACGACGCCGGCGTGTCGAAGCCGGCGATGCGCTGGGACCCGACGGCGATGTGGCGGCCGTCGGGCGACACCCGGGGGCCGACGTGGTCGTCACCCGGCGAGGGGTCGTGCACGGTCCGCGCGCCGGTCGCGGTGTCGATGAGCGCGAACCCCTCGATGTCGTGGCCCCGCGCGCCGCGGCGGCGCCAGCTCGTGACGACCGTGGCGCCGTCGGCGGTGATCGAGTAGCCGGCCTCGACGAGCTCGGTGGTGGCGTCCGGCGTGAGGTCGCGCGGTTCGCCGCCGGCGGGGTCGACGAGCAGCAACCGGGGTGACTCGACGCCGAGCTCGTGGTCCCAGTGGCGGATGGGCATGCCGGTGTGCAGGATCGCCGAGACGCCGCGGGCCGCGCGGGTGCGGCGCCGCTCGGCGTCGTCGCCGTCGCGCGGGGTGTGGGTCAGCCGGCTGCCGACGACGACGACGGCGCCCCGGTCGCGGGCCGGGACCGGGGCGGCCAGCCCACCCGCCCGGCGCGCCAGCACGACCGGCTCCCCCGTCCGGCCGAGCGACCACAGGGCCGCGCCGTCGACCGCCTCGTCGCGGTCGTGTCCCGGCTCCGGGCGGGTCGAGGTGAACAGCAGCGCCCCGTCGGCCGCGAACACCGGCGCCGACTCGCCCTGCGCCGAGCGTGTCAGGCGCACCGGGTCGCCGCCGGCGAGCGGGATCTCCCAGAGCGCGGCGGTGTATCTCGCGCCGTCGGCGTCCGGCTGCGACACGGTCGCCACGAGGCGCCCGCCGTCCGGGCTCAGGGCGAGCCCGGTCAGCCGGGGCAGCGCGGCGAACGCGGCGAGGTCGCCGAACGGGTCCGCGGGCAGGTCAGCGGGGACGCGGCTGGTCATCACCAGACGCTAGCGCGAGCGGTGCGGGCTCCCGCTGCCGGCGCAGCTCGGCGACGAGGCTGTCCAGGCTGTCGGTGATGCGGTCGGTGGCCTCGGCCACGGCGGTCGCGACACCCGGGCCGCCGACGGTCTCGGGATGCTCGTCGAGCAGGGCGAACAGCGCCTCCTGCTCCGGACGCAACGCCGCCGAGCGCGGCGGCGGCCGTTGCGACGCGACGGCCTCGGCCAGCGCGCCGAGGACCTCGCCGGCCCGCGTCGCGAACGGGGTGATGCGCGCCAGGCCGCCCGCGTCGCGGAGGGGGACGCGGACGGCGTCCAGGGTCAGGGCGGCGTGCACGAAGCGGTGGGAGTGCGCGAGCACGGTGCGGCCGAGCTCGACCTGGGGCTGGCCGCGGACCGGTTCGGCGGCGGCCCGGTCGACCGATGCCTGCGCGTTCGTGCGCGCGAGCCGGCAGGCGGCCCGCACCGCCAGCAGCCGGCGTCGGTCGGTGTCGGGGTCGACGACCGCGGCGAGGTAGTCGCCGTAGGCCCGCAGCAGCGCGACCAGGCGCTCGACGACGAACCGACGCTCCCAGGCCGGGAACGCGAGGGTCGCGAGCACGGCCAGCGCCCCGCCGGCCAGGGTGGCGACCGCCCGGTCGACGACGGTGTCCCGGGCCGGCACGCCCTGGATCTGCAGCAGCACGACCACGAGCGCCGACAGGCTCACCGCGGTCGGCGCGACGTTCGCCGGCCCCGAGAGCCGCATGCCGAAGGCGAACACGGCGACGAGCGCCACGTGCCACCAGTCGCCGCCGGGCAGCCAGTGGACCAGCTCGGTCGCGACGATCAGGCCGAGCACGGTGCCGGCCGTGCGCATGGCCGAGCGCTGCAGGGTGGTGCCGAAGTCCGGACGCAGCACGACGAGCAGGGTCAGCGCCACCCAGTAGCCGCGGTCCAGGCCGGCGGCGCGGACCATGGTGTCCGACGCCCCGACGACGACGGCGAGGCGCGCCGCGTGACGCAGCACGGCGGAGTCCGGCGCGAGGTTCGCCCGGACGAGCGCGACCGGGTCGTGCAGGAGTCGACCGGTCGGGCTCTCGTGCCGCTCGCCCCGCCGTCCCTCGCTCGCGCCGGTGCGCGAGCTCTGGACGACGGCCCGCAGCTGCCCCGACAGCGCGCGCAGTCGCGATGCCGTGGCCCGGCGGGTGAAGGCGGCCGGCGCGTCCACGCTGTCCTCGAGCCGGTCGACGGTGTGGCCGACGGTCCGGCGCGCCCGCGCCGACACGTCCTCGTCCACCGCCCGGCCGGCGTCCAGGGCCGCGGCGACGTCGTCGAGCACGCTCGCGGCCGCGGTGAGCGACCCCCGTACCAGCCCGGCGAGGATGGGGTTGCGCTGCTCGGCCAGCCGTTCGGCGAAGGACGTCACCACGATCAGCTCGCGGCGGATCCGCTCGGCCTCGTCGAGCAGCACGCGGTAGGCCTCGACGCTGGGCCCGTGATCGTGACCGAGGCCGTAGAGAGTGTCCCGCGCGTCGCCGAGGGCATCCCCGGCGGGCGGCCCGGCGACGGTGCCGCGCTGCGCCCGCGCGGCGTTCGCCAGCTCGCGGTAGAGCGCGGCCAGCGCCACTCGTTCCGGGCGGTGGCGGCGCAGCGGCCATGCGGCCACCGCGAGCAGGGTCTGCACCGCACCCCCGAGCACCACGAGCAGCCCGACGTGCACGGCGGCCGACGACGGCTCCGGGGTGTGCCCGAGAATGAGCGCCGCGGCGGTGGCGGCGACGCCGAACTGGGTGGCCGCCGGCCCCGCGCTGAGCAGGAGGCCCGCGCCGAAGGCGAGCACGACCAGCAGCAGCACCGACAGCACGCCGTGCCGCGATGCCGCCACGGCGAGCGCGCTCGTGGTGCCCGCCGCGACGGCGACGCCGAGCATGCGCAGCAGTCGCAGCCGGTACGGGCCGGGCCGATCGGCGAACCCGGTCTGCAGCGCGCCGATCGTCGCGGCCAGCCCGATGCCGGCGTCACCGTTCGCGGCTCCCACCGCCAGCGGTGCGGCGATGCCGACGGCGTTGCGCAGCGCGACGAGCGGGTCGGACTGCGTGCGGTCCAGCCGCGCGGCGTCGCGCAGCAGGCGGGCCAGCGACCCCCGGGTCCCGGCGATGGGTGCGCTCAGCCGACCTCCTCCGGGCCCTGCGCCGCGAGCTGCCCGCAGGCGCCGTCGATGTCGCGCCCCCGGGTGTCGCGGACGGTCACCGGGACGCCGCGCACCTGCAGCCGTTCGACGAAGGCGCGCTCGACCCGCTTGGACGAGGCGTCCCACTGCGAGCCGGGGGTCGGGTTGAGCGGGATGAGGTTGACGTGCGCCAGCCGCGGGGCGAGCAGGTCACCGAGCAGCTCGGCCCGCCACGCCTGGTCGTTGACGTCGCGGATCATGGCGTACTCGATGGAGTAGCGGCGGCCGGTGCGGGCGGCGTACGCGTCGGCGGCGGCGAGCACCTCGGCCACCTGCCAGCGGGTGTTCACGGGCACGAGGGTGTCGCGCAGCTCGTCGTCCGGCGCGTGCAGCGACACCGCCAGCGTGACGTCCAGGCCGGTCTCGGCGAGCTTGGCGATGGCCGGGACGACCCCGACGGTGGACACGGTGACCGACCGGCGGGAGATGCCGAACCCGTTCGGGGCGGGATCGGTGAGCCGGTGCAGCGCCGCGAGGACCCGGTTGTAGTTGGCGAGCGGCTCGCCCATCCCCATGAAGACGATGTTGGACAGCCGGCCCGGCCCGCCGCCGAGCTCGCCGTCGGCGGCGGCGCGGGCGGCCACGCGCACCTGCTCCACGATCTCGGCCGTCGACATGTTGCGGGTGAGGCCGCCCTGGCCGGTGGCGCAGAACGGGCAGGCCATGCCGCAGCCGGCCTGGCTCGACACGCACACGGTGATGCGCTCGCGGCTGCCCTCGCGGGCGGGGTAGCGCATGAGCACGCTCTCGACGAGCGCGCCGTCGTGCAGCCGCCAGAGCGTCTTGCGGGTGGTGCCGGCATCGGTCTCGAAACGTCGGACCTCGGTGAGCAGCGGCGGCAGCAGGCCGGCCGCGACCTGTTCCCGCAGGCCCGCCGGCAGGTCGGACATCCGGGTCGGGTCGCCCTCGAGCCGGGCGTAGTACTGCCGGGCGAGCTGATCGGCACGGAACCGGGGCAGGCCGAGACCGGCGACGGCGGCGGTGCGCGCGCCGGCGTCGAGGTCGGCGAGGTGGGTCGGCGGCAGCCCCCGGCGGGGGGCATCGAAGACGAGAGGGAGCGCGGTCATGGCGAGGTCGATTGTCCCAGAAATTCCGGCGGAGCGAGCCGGCCCGCGCGCGGGGGCGGGTCAGCCGGTGCCGGCGACGACGAGATCGACGCGCTCCCACGGTCGCTCCCGCTCGGCGTAGGCGCGCTCGCTGGGGATCCAGTCGTCGCGCCACCGCGACATGAGCTCCGGACCGTCCCGGCGCAGCGCGCGGTCGAGCCGGGTCGGCTCGGGCGTGTCCACCCAGACGGTGACGTCCCACGGCACGATCAGCTCGCGGCGGGTGGCCGAGACGCCCTCGACGAGCACCACCCCGCCCGGTGCGACGTCGTGCCATTCCGCGCCGCGGTCGGTGGCCCAGTCCCACCGCTGGTACCGCGCGCGGCGGCCGGTCACGAGCGGGTCGACGAGCTGGCGCTGCAGCCGGCGCCAATCCCATTCGGCGACGCGCGGGCCGGCGAAGTCGTCCACCCGCACCACCGTCGCGGCCGGCACCACCCCGGCCAGCCAGTCCGCGAGGGTCGACTTGCCGGCGGCGCCGAAACCGTCGATCCCCACCCACCGGGTGCGCTCGGACGGCAGCCGCAGCACCGCGTCGCGGACGTCCTCGCGGCCGGCCGTCACACCGGCGCGAACAGCGACAGCAGCAGGTAGCCGACCGCGGCGCACGGCAGCAGCGAGTCGAGCCGGTCCATGACGCCGCCGTGCCCCGGCAGCAGCCGTCCCATGTCCTTGATGCCGAGATCGCGCTTGACCATGGACTCGCCGAGGTCGCCCAGCGTGGCGGTGACGACGACGGCGAGGCCGAACAGCAGCCCCTGCCACCACGCCTGGTGGAAGGTGAGGGTCAGGAAGAGGACGCCGGCGGCGGAGCAGGCCAGCACCGAGCCCGCGAAGCCCTCCCACGTCTTGGCCTTGGACACGACCGGCGCAAGCGGGTGGCGGCCGAACAGCACGCCGGTGGCGTAGCCGCCGGTGTCGCTGCACACGACGGTGGCGACCAGCGCGAGGACCCGCGCGGCGCCGTCGTCCGGATGCGCCAGCAGGACCGCGAACGCGGCCAGCACGGGCACGTACAGCAGGACGAACGCCGACGCGGCGGCGTCGCGGGTGTACCCGTGCGCGCCGTCGCCGACCCGCCAGATCACGATGCCGAGCAGCGTCACCAGGGCCGCGATGACCAGCCCGTTGGTGTCCTTGAGCCAGGCGGCCGCGAGCAGGGCCGCCCCGCCGACGAGCAACGGCGTGAGCGTGAGCCGGATCGACACGGTGCGCAGCGCCTGGGCGAGCTCCCAGGTGCCGTAGAGCGCGGCCGCGCCCACCACGAAGCCGAAGCTGGGCCGGTAGACGAACAGCGTGACGACGATCAGGGCGCCGAGCCCGACGCCGACGCCGATGGCGGCGGGCAGGTTGCGACCGGCACGCGACCGCGGCGGCGGCTCGGGCGCGACCGGTTCGCCGGCGGTCGACTCCTGCGACTCGTCGCCCTCCCACACGCCCGCCGGTTCGTCGAGCGTCGCGCCGGGGGCCGCCGGGCCCGCGGCGCCGTCGCGGCCGGAGCCGTCGCGAGCCGTGCCGTCGTGAGGTGGGGTGTCGTCCGCAGGCATGTACCGGGGTCAGACCTCGAGCAGTTCGGTTTCCTTCGCCTTGACGGCGTCGTCGACCGTGGCGGTGTACTTGGCGGTCAGCTTGTCCAGCTCGCCCTCGGCGCGGTGCACGTCGTCCTCGCCGGACTCGCCGTCCTTGACCAGCTTGTCGAGCGCGTCCTTCGCGTGGCGACGCACCGAGCGCAGCGAGACCCGGGCGTCCTCGCCCTTGCCCTTGGCGACCTTGACGAGCTCGCGACGCCGTTCCTCGGTGAGCTGCGGGAAGACGACGCGGATGAGCGTCCCGTCGTTGGTCGGGTTGACACCGAGGTCGCTGTCGCGGATGGCCTTCTCGATCGCGTTGAGCTGGCTGGCGTCGTAGGGCTTGATGACCGCCATCCGCGCCTCGGGGACGTTGACGGTGGCCATCTGCGGGATCGGCGTCGGCGCGCCGTAGTAGTCGACGACGAGCCGGGCGAAGGCGTTGGCGTTGGCGCGGCCGGTGCGGACGCCACCGAGGTCGTCGCGCGCCACGTGGACGGCCTTCTCCATCTTCTCCTCGGCCTCGAAGAGGATCTCGTCGATCACCGCTCGTCCCTTCCGGATGTCCGTGCCGGCGCACCGGCCGGCGTGCCACGTCCGATCATGCCTGCGCCCCCACGCGGGTGCCGATCGCCTCGCCGCGGACGGCGCGGGCGATGTTGCCGTCGGCGAGGGAGAACACCACGATCGGCAGTCCGTTGTCCTTGCACATCGTGAAGGCCGTGGAGTCCGCGACCTTCAGCCCGCGACTGAGGACCTCGTCGTAGCTGATCTCGTCGAACTTGCGCGCGGTCGAGACGAGCTTGGGGTCGGCGTCGTACACGCCGTCGACGCCGTTCTTGCCCATGAGCAGGACCTCGCAGCTGATCTCCAGCGCGCGCTGCACGGCCACGGTGTCGGTGGAGAAGTAGGGCATGCCCGCGCCGGCACCGAAGATGACGACGCGGCCCTTCTCCAGGTGCCGCTCGGCGCGGCGCGGGATGTAGGGCTCGGCCACCTGGCCCATGGCGATCGCGGTCTGCACGCGCGTGGGAACGCCGGCCTTCTCCAGGAAGTCCTGCAGGGCCAGGCAGTTCATGACCGTGCCGAGCATGCCCATGTAGTCGGCGCGGTCGCGGGCCATGCCGCGCTGGCTGAGCTCGGCGCCGCGGAAGAAGTTGCCGCCGCCCACGACGATGGCGACCTGCGTCCCCTCGGCGACGACCTCGGCGATCTGCCGGGCGATCGAGGCGACCACGTCGGGGTCGACGCCGATGGCACCGCCGCCGAAGACCTCGCCGGAGAGCTTGAGCAGCACGCGCCGGTACCAGCCGCGGGGCACGTCGTCCGACGGCGACGGGGCCGCCTCGATCTCGGTCATCTCGGC
Coding sequences within it:
- a CDS encoding TfoX/Sxy family protein; this translates as MAHDPALAQHIRELLDVEPDVVEKSMFGGRAFLIAGHLAVAANSRGGLMVRIEPDDAEELLADPRATRMVMRGREMAGWLRVDLSAGDDDLAAWVRHGVAYASSLPPR
- a CDS encoding pyridoxamine 5'-phosphate oxidase family protein — protein: MADDTAGDQDGRDKVIELVGRAQSAMLTTMTADGDHVSRPMAVQETEFDGDLWFFAYDDSDKARQIQAHPKVNVSLANDKKSEWTSIAGTAEVVHDPAKAEELWAKPLETWFPDGLQTPGLALIKVHASSAEYWDAATSKVKQLLGMRRAIRHDDPDQFPAENRTVDL
- a CDS encoding DUF2470 domain-containing protein; the protein is MTAVEADLAVVAREVLALAPGGTLHVRGLSADAAAGLGCDAAFYDDDGRPSFVVPPDSPLAEAATSRPGAVLAVPAGAAAGVTQLVLGGHLAVVEQSEIQGSAVVVVGLLVHSVVLENDAPDSPTVAYRSITLDAWTAARPDPLHRAAQRLVSHTNHAHGAQLREYVAALRMIPAEDVIAAELAELDATGVQLQWLDERGAHRVRVRFPEPAHCPASLASSLRETLTG
- a CDS encoding TetR/AcrR family transcriptional regulator, which gives rise to MAGSVSEAVEPCGKPMRADAVRNRELLVSTAARIFEERGPEAPLEDIAKGAGVGIGTLYRHFPTRDALLEAVYRREVETLCAGVEGLRAEHEPVEALSEWMRAFVVYVARKRGMAAALKAALGPENTLFADSHVRMREALSTLVGDAVTAGQIRDDIDPMDLMRAMSGVCMAADPSGNPSAARIIDLLLDGLRFGATAAPR
- a CDS encoding MFS transporter; the protein is MTASTETRPATAPAYPLRRFARRPRPARQPRAGSALVLSLILVCQLMVVLDATIVNIALPDIRADLGFSAAGLSWVVNAYTLTFGGLLLLGARAGDILGRRRVFLAGIALFTAASLAGGFAQSAGELLAARAVQGVGGALASPTALALLMTMFTGSRERTRAIGLYTAVSIGGAAIGLVAGGMLSEWASWRWVLFVNVPIGIVLLVAALPSLPDTPGLRGRFDVAGALTSTLGMAALVYGFVHAASDGWSDPMTLAAFGSGIALLLGFVVTEARVESPITPLRLFADRVRATAYVARLLLVAGMMGMFFFLTQFLHTVLGYSDLRTGFAFLPMPIAVFAASQLSARVLVERVGGRRLMLVGLVLSTIGMIWLTQLSADSGYGALLGPLAVFATGNGLAFVPLTSAALEGVAPQDSGAASGLVNVMQQVGGSLGLAVLVTVFGAASTDEQGELPAGLSPHEAATRVFVHGADTAFWMAAVFLAGTLALVAFAMRPKAQARHAG
- a CDS encoding S9 family peptidase, which produces MTSRVPADLPADPFGDLAAFAALPRLTGLALSPDGGRLVATVSQPDADGARYTAALWEIPLAGGDPVRLTRSAQGESAPVFAADGALLFTSTRPEPGHDRDEAVDGAALWSLGRTGEPVVLARRAGGLAAPVPARDRGAVVVVGSRLTHTPRDGDDAERRRTRAARGVSAILHTGMPIRHWDHELGVESPRLLLVDPAGGEPRDLTPDATTELVEAGYSITADGATVVTSWRRRGARGHDIEGFALIDTATGARTVHDPSPGDDHVGPRVSPDGRHIAVGSQRIAGFDTPASLRVDVVADDGSRVATADLGDLWPAEWVWSPDAATLFVAGDLHGRGAVVAVDPTTGAVRGRLVADAAYSNLLPAPDGGTLYALRSAPDSVPTPVRLDVGLTDQQPVVLPSPAPTPALPGRLVELDVAVGEVSVHGWLVLPEGADENAPAPVMTWIHGGPLSSWNAWSWRWTPWVMAARGWAVVLPDPALSTGYGQSAIDRAWPHRAAIVWRESEAVLDHALRRPELDASRTALLGASFGGYMTNWIAGHTDRFAAIVTHAGLWALDQQHATTDAADYKTGVFGQVAEHPGWYAENSPHQFADEITTPMLIVHGNRDYRVPVSEALRLWWDLVRRWDGDPAELPHRFLQLTGENHWVLSPANAEIWYDVLLGFCGQHVLGRPWEASPLL
- a CDS encoding FUSC family protein, with protein sequence MGAANGDAGIGLAATIGALQTGFADRPGPYRLRLLRMLGVAVAAGTTSALAVAASRHGVLSVLLLVVLAFGAGLLLSAGPAATQFGVAATAAALILGHTPEPSSAAVHVGLLVVLGGAVQTLLAVAAWPLRRHRPERVALAALYRELANAARAQRGTVAGPPAGDALGDARDTLYGLGHDHGPSVEAYRVLLDEAERIRRELIVVTSFAERLAEQRNPILAGLVRGSLTAAASVLDDVAAALDAGRAVDEDVSARARRTVGHTVDRLEDSVDAPAAFTRRATASRLRALSGQLRAVVQSSRTGASEGRRGERHESPTGRLLHDPVALVRANLAPDSAVLRHAARLAVVVGASDTMVRAAGLDRGYWVALTLLVVLRPDFGTTLQRSAMRTAGTVLGLIVATELVHWLPGGDWWHVALVAVFAFGMRLSGPANVAPTAVSLSALVVVLLQIQGVPARDTVVDRAVATLAGGALAVLATLAFPAWERRFVVERLVALLRAYGDYLAAVVDPDTDRRRLLAVRAACRLARTNAQASVDRAAAEPVRGQPQVELGRTVLAHSHRFVHAALTLDAVRVPLRDAGGLARITPFATRAGEVLGALAEAVASQRPPPRSAALRPEQEALFALLDEHPETVGGPGVATAVAEATDRITDSLDSLVAELRRQREPAPLALASGDDQPRPR